A region from the Chionomys nivalis chromosome 22, mChiNiv1.1, whole genome shotgun sequence genome encodes:
- the Slc43a3 gene encoding equilibrative nucleobase transporter 1 encodes MANRGLPLYLATLLTGLLECIGFAGVLFGWTSLVFVFKQEGYFAEPCEQDCTLRSNATGPPGSKAQDEKFSLIFTLASFMNNFMTFPTGYIFDRFKTTVARLIAIFFYTCATLIIAFTSADTALLLFLAMPMLAVGGILFLITNLQIGNLFGEHRSTIITLYNGAFDSSSVVFLIIKLLHECDISLRASFLFLSVCSVWHIGRTFLLMPRGHIPYPLPPNYSYGLCSRFGTRKEEKEAAEHETKELQSKELSSKEESSGPGQQQQEQRSFRSCALSRRFILHVVWLSTIQLWHYLFIGTLNSLLTSLAGTDSVQVSTFTNAFAITQFFGVLCAPWNGMLMDRLKQKYQKEAKKTGSSPSAAALCSTVPSLALTSLLCLGFILCASIPVIQLQYATFILQVISRSFLYGCNAAFLTLAFPSEHFGKLFGLVMALSAIVSLLQFPLFKLSPQNIAVYVSMGLAIFLTLAHPFLVYRECRAEKTKPSVTP; translated from the exons ATGGCAAACCGGGGCCTGCCCCTTTACTTGGCCACTCTCTTGACTGGGCTGCTGGAATGCATCGGTTTCGCTGGTGTCCTCTTTGGCTGGACTTCACTGGTGTTTGTGTTCAAACAAGAAGGGTATTTTGCAGAGCCCTGTGAACAGGACTGCACGCTCAGGAGCAATGCAACGGGGCCCCCTG GCTCCAAAGCTCAGGATGAGAAGTTCTCACTCATCTTCACCCTGGCATCCTTCATGAACAACTTCATGACCTTCCCCACTGGCTACATCTTTGACCGCTTCAAGACAACTGTGGCCCGCCTGATAGCCAT ATTTTTCTACACCTGTGCCACACTCATCATTGCCTTCACCTCGGCGG ACACTGCCCTGCTGCTCTTCCTGGCCATGCCCATGCTCGCGGTGGGAGGGATCCTGTTTCTCATCACCAACCTACAG ATCGGGAATCTCTTTGGAGAACACCGCTCAACCATCATCACCCTGTACAATGGAGCATTTGACTCCTCCTCCGTAGTCTTCCTCATCATTAAG CTCCTTCATGAATGCGACATCAGCCTCAgggcttccttcctcttcctgtctgtctgcagTGTCTGGCACATTGGGCGCACTTTTCTCCTGATGCCTCGGGGACATATCCCCTACCCACTGCCTCCCAACTACAGTTATGG CCTGTGCTCTAGGTTTGGCactagaaaggaagagaaggaagcgGCTGAGCATGAAACCAAGGAGCTGCAGTCAAAGGAGCTTTCATCAAAGGAAG aGAGCTCTGGaccagggcagcagcagcaggaacaacGGTCTTTTCGAAGCTGTGCGCTGTCACGCCGGTTCATCTTGCACGTGGTGTGGCTGTCCACCATACAGTTATGGCATTACCTCTTCATTGGCACTCTCAACTCTCTGTTAACCAGCTTGGCTGGTACTGACAGTGTGCAAG TCAGCACGTTCACAAATGCCTTCGCCATCACCCAGTTTTTCGGGGTGCTGTGTGCCCCCTGGAATGGCATGCTCATGGACCGTCTTAAACAGAAGTATCAGAAGGAAGCCAAGAAGACAG GCTCCTCCCCCTCGGCAGCTGCTCTCTGTTCCACGGTGCCTTCACTGGCCTTGACGTCTCTACTGTGCCTGGGCTTTATCCTGTGTGCTTCCATTCCTGTCATCCAGCTGCAGTACGCCACCTTCATCCTGCAAGTCATCAGCCGCTCCTTCCTCTATGGGTGCAACGCTGCCTTCCTCACGCTGGC TTTCCCTTCAGAGCACTTTGGAAAGCTGTTTGGGCTGGTGATGGCTCTGTCTGCTATTGTGTCTTTGCTGCAGTTTCCCCTCTTCAAACTCTCCCCCCAGAACATCGCCGTTTAC gtgTCAATGGGGCTTGCCATTTTTCTGACGTTGGCCCATCCCTTCCTGGTGTACCGTGAGTGTCGTGCTGAGAAAACGAAACCTTCTGTGACTCCCTAG